The Kosakonia sacchari SP1 genome includes a window with the following:
- the prs gene encoding ribose-phosphate diphosphokinase translates to MASRIELFIDNEQVALSHGVFPDGAVWLKVTGKLPSFGQQMRVRVAAMRDMNDFMLLAQLVDAVRHASDIAVSHLELAWLPWARQDRHMVPGDSFALKVFANLLNTLNFNKVFVLDPHSDAAAAAINNCVAISQESCLMQSETLRRAIRNRELMLVAPDAGALKKIHNVAKASGAQEYAILTKERDVATGNLTGFALVAGDVAGKDLLIVDDLCDAGGTFIGSAQVLRDAGARSVSLYVTHGVFSKGVENLLNNGIDMIYTTTSFTSPALTDPRVELIDIDAIFRA, encoded by the coding sequence ATGGCGAGCAGAATCGAATTATTCATTGATAACGAGCAAGTTGCACTGAGCCATGGCGTCTTTCCGGACGGAGCCGTCTGGCTCAAAGTGACCGGCAAACTTCCGTCATTCGGCCAGCAGATGCGGGTGCGTGTTGCCGCGATGCGCGATATGAACGACTTCATGTTGCTGGCACAACTGGTGGACGCCGTTCGTCACGCCTCCGATATCGCCGTGAGCCATCTGGAGCTGGCGTGGTTGCCGTGGGCGCGCCAGGACAGGCATATGGTGCCTGGCGACAGCTTCGCGCTGAAAGTTTTCGCAAACCTTCTCAATACACTCAATTTCAACAAAGTTTTTGTGCTCGATCCGCACAGCGACGCCGCTGCCGCAGCCATCAATAACTGCGTGGCTATCTCCCAGGAAAGTTGCTTAATGCAGAGCGAAACCCTGCGTCGCGCCATTCGCAATCGCGAGCTGATGCTGGTCGCGCCGGATGCCGGTGCGCTGAAGAAAATCCATAACGTGGCAAAAGCCAGTGGCGCACAAGAGTACGCGATCCTCACGAAAGAGCGTGATGTCGCAACCGGAAACCTGACGGGCTTCGCGCTGGTGGCCGGAGACGTCGCGGGCAAAGATCTGCTGATCGTCGATGACCTTTGCGATGCAGGTGGCACTTTTATTGGTTCAGCCCAGGTATTGCGCGATGCCGGTGCCCGCAGCGTCAGCCTGTATGTCACGCACGGCGTTTTTTCCAAAGGGGTTGAGAACCTGCTGAATAACGGTATTGACATGATTTACACCACCACATCCTTCACCTCGCCTGCGCTTACTGATCCGCGAGTTGAACTGATCGACATTGACGCTATTTTCCGCGCTTAA